The Anaeromicrobium sediminis genome includes a region encoding these proteins:
- a CDS encoding ABC transporter ATP-binding protein, whose protein sequence is MAKVTLKDVEKVYPNGFKAVHGIDLDIKDGEFMVFVGPSGCAKSTTLRMIAGLESISGGTISIGDRVVNDVAPKDRKIAMVFQNYALYPHMTVYDNMAFSLKMKKMPKDEINKRVTEAAKALELEDLLKRKPKQLSGGQRQRVAVGRAIVRDPEVFLFDEPLSNLDAKLRVHMRVQLSQLHQKLKTTMIYVTHDQVEAMTMGDRICVLDKGNIMQVDTPLNLYHYPENKFVAGFIGSPAMNLIKGKLVKRNDDLMVEVNDTLLKLSKEKAEKVKDHVGKEVWFGIRPEYIGLKEEGSRAKMDGLVEVLEHMGNETFIYFKLGELQITSRIDSLDSKLLKTNTKAAFYVDMDKCHIFDYDTEKNISL, encoded by the coding sequence ATGGCTAAGGTAACTTTAAAGGATGTGGAAAAGGTTTACCCAAATGGTTTTAAAGCAGTTCACGGAATAGATCTAGATATAAAAGATGGGGAATTTATGGTATTCGTAGGACCATCTGGCTGTGCAAAATCTACAACTTTAAGAATGATAGCAGGTCTTGAAAGTATAAGTGGAGGGACCATATCAATCGGAGATAGAGTCGTAAATGATGTGGCACCGAAAGATAGAAAGATAGCTATGGTTTTTCAAAATTATGCCTTATATCCTCATATGACCGTTTATGATAATATGGCATTTTCGTTAAAAATGAAGAAAATGCCTAAAGATGAAATTAATAAAAGAGTTACAGAGGCAGCAAAAGCCTTAGAGTTAGAGGATTTACTAAAGAGAAAGCCTAAACAATTATCAGGTGGTCAAAGACAAAGGGTTGCAGTTGGCCGTGCCATAGTTAGGGATCCAGAAGTATTCTTATTTGATGAACCCTTATCAAACTTAGATGCAAAGTTAAGAGTTCACATGAGAGTTCAATTATCTCAACTTCATCAAAAGTTAAAGACTACCATGATTTATGTAACCCATGATCAAGTAGAAGCCATGACTATGGGAGATAGAATATGTGTACTAGACAAGGGAAACATAATGCAAGTAGACACGCCACTTAATCTATATCATTACCCAGAAAACAAGTTTGTAGCAGGATTCATTGGTTCACCTGCCATGAACTTAATAAAGGGGAAGTTAGTTAAAAGAAATGATGATTTAATGGTGGAAGTAAATGATACATTATTAAAATTATCAAAAGAAAAGGCTGAAAAAGTTAAAGACCATGTTGGCAAAGAAGTATGGTTTGGTATAAGACCAGAGTATATAGGTCTTAAAGAAGAAGGGTCTAGGGCGAAAATGGATGGATTAGTTGAAGTATTAGAACATATGGGAAATGAAACATTCATATACTTTAAGCTAGGTGAATTACAGATCACATCTAGAATAGATTCGCTAGATTCTAAATTGTTAAAAACTAATACTAAGGCTGCTTTTTATGTGGACATGGATAAGTGTCATATATTTGATTATGATACTGAAAAAAATATAAGCTTATAA
- a CDS encoding ABC transporter substrate-binding protein, protein MFKSKRLLALTIILVMAASMFFTGCSKKEEVAQETGKVEVDVFQFKVEIAKELENAARDYEAEHPDVKINIQTVGGGDDYGAALKARFQSGNEPDIYNVGGPQDLKDWTSKLEDLSNEPWVEKALDGVLSGATMDGKVYALPFNIEGYGFVYNKGIFEAAGIDPTKIVDYASLEEAVKTLDGKIKAGELKEKYPTLEAVFEYAAKETWVTGLHTSNVALSQEFPSSLDAYNSKNVEFKYGDSLKKIIDLQADYSSNGKTRAKLNAVDYSTQVEQGLAIERVAIIQQGNWVYGGVKSIDEKVADNLAILPMPVVGAKEDSIPVGVPMHWAINKDSDDASKAAAKDFLNWLYTSEKGKDYVVNKFYFIPAFKGYENFEPQDSLGKAVKAYAEAGKTVPWVFMGYPTGWGMDMLGANIQKYLAGEMTWDELIKDSQERWTKERS, encoded by the coding sequence ATGTTTAAGTCAAAGAGACTATTAGCTTTAACGATCATATTAGTAATGGCTGCTAGTATGTTCTTTACAGGCTGCTCAAAGAAGGAAGAAGTAGCTCAAGAAACAGGAAAAGTAGAAGTGGATGTATTCCAATTTAAAGTTGAAATAGCAAAGGAATTAGAAAATGCAGCAAGAGATTATGAAGCAGAACATCCAGATGTTAAGATCAACATTCAAACTGTTGGTGGTGGAGATGACTATGGTGCAGCTCTAAAGGCTAGATTCCAATCTGGAAATGAGCCAGATATATACAACGTTGGTGGTCCACAAGATCTAAAAGATTGGACTTCAAAGTTAGAAGATTTATCAAATGAGCCATGGGTAGAAAAGGCACTTGACGGAGTATTATCAGGAGCTACTATGGACGGAAAAGTTTATGCATTACCATTTAACATTGAAGGATATGGATTCGTATATAATAAGGGAATCTTTGAAGCAGCAGGAATTGATCCTACTAAAATAGTAGACTATGCTTCTTTAGAAGAAGCAGTTAAGACATTAGATGGAAAGATTAAAGCAGGAGAATTAAAAGAAAAGTATCCTACGCTAGAAGCTGTATTTGAGTATGCGGCAAAGGAAACTTGGGTAACAGGATTACACACATCAAATGTGGCACTTAGCCAAGAATTCCCTAGTTCATTAGATGCTTACAACTCTAAAAACGTGGAGTTTAAGTATGGAGATTCTTTAAAGAAGATAATTGATTTACAAGCAGATTATTCATCAAATGGAAAGACTAGAGCAAAATTAAATGCAGTTGACTATTCAACTCAAGTAGAGCAAGGATTAGCAATTGAGCGTGTAGCTATAATCCAACAAGGAAACTGGGTATATGGTGGAGTTAAGAGTATAGATGAAAAGGTAGCAGATAACTTAGCAATTTTACCAATGCCAGTTGTAGGAGCTAAAGAAGATTCAATTCCAGTGGGAGTTCCAATGCATTGGGCAATCAACAAGGATAGTGATGATGCTTCTAAGGCAGCAGCTAAAGATTTCTTAAACTGGTTATACACTTCTGAAAAGGGAAAAGATTATGTAGTTAACAAGTTCTATTTCATTCCTGCATTTAAAGGATATGAAAACTTTGAGCCACAGGACTCATTAGGAAAAGCAGTTAAAGCCTATGCTGAAGCTGGAAAGACTGTTCCTTGGGTATTCATGGGATATCCTACAGGATGGGGAATGGATATGTTAGGAGCAAATATTCAAAAGTATTTAGCAGGAGAAATGACTTGGGATGAATTAATTAAAGACTCTCAAGAAAGATGGACAAAGGAAAGAAGTTAA
- a CDS encoding carbohydrate ABC transporter permease, giving the protein MKTSKGWFSIFVGPILFAFIVVVIIPMFMGVYYSFTSWNGINNNATWVGLKNYVEIFTEDKEFLDVFLFTAKFAIVSVISINLIGFLLALLVTKGLKVSNFLRSAFFLPNLIGGLILGFIWQFIFTKGFDAVGAKLGIEFLRGWLADTQTGFWGLVILMSWQMSGYMMVIYIAALQNIPDSLLEAAEIDGAGSFEKLIHITIPLVAPAFTIGLFLTLSNSFKLYDQNLSLTGGGPYNSTQMLAMNIYNTAFKFNDFGLAQAKAVIFLITVAAISITQIYYSKKKEVEM; this is encoded by the coding sequence ATGAAAACTTCAAAGGGTTGGTTTAGTATTTTCGTAGGGCCTATATTATTTGCATTTATTGTAGTAGTAATTATCCCTATGTTTATGGGAGTATATTATTCATTCACTTCTTGGAATGGAATAAACAATAATGCCACATGGGTAGGTTTGAAAAATTATGTAGAAATATTCACAGAAGATAAAGAATTTTTAGATGTATTTTTATTCACAGCAAAATTTGCAATTGTATCTGTAATAAGTATTAATTTAATAGGATTTTTATTGGCCTTACTTGTAACAAAAGGACTTAAAGTAAGTAACTTCCTAAGAAGTGCATTTTTCTTACCAAATTTAATTGGTGGTCTTATATTAGGATTCATATGGCAGTTTATATTCACCAAGGGCTTTGATGCTGTAGGAGCAAAGCTTGGAATTGAATTTTTAAGAGGATGGCTTGCAGATACGCAGACAGGATTTTGGGGACTTGTCATATTAATGTCTTGGCAAATGTCCGGATATATGATGGTCATATATATAGCAGCACTGCAAAACATACCAGACTCACTACTAGAAGCTGCAGAAATAGATGGAGCCGGAAGTTTTGAAAAATTAATTCATATTACTATACCTCTTGTAGCTCCAGCATTTACTATAGGGTTGTTTTTAACACTATCTAACTCCTTTAAGTTATATGATCAAAACTTATCCTTAACAGGTGGAGGTCCATATAATTCTACTCAAATGCTTGCCATGAATATATATAATACGGCATTTAAATTTAATGACTTTGGATTAGCTCAGGCTAAGGCTGTAATATTCTTAATTACAGTGGCAGCAATATCAATAACCCAAATTTATTATAGTAAGAAGAAGGAGGTTGAAATGTAA
- a CDS encoding carbohydrate ABC transporter permease — MKNKNKLSLWIISILSGLLFLSPFYIVLTNSFKTQKGIFTDVMGLPKDFFTTNNYVEAFIALDFVKSFTNSLLITVGSSLIIIVLSAMAAWMLVRTKTKLSSFLFLVFAAAMLIPFQSVMLPLINIMGKVGLLNPGGLMFMYLGFGSSLSIILYHGFIKGIPKELEEAATIDGCNKLQVFFYIIFPLLKPITVTVSILNVMWIWNDFLLPQLVINDPKWHTIPLKMFYFFGQFSKRWDLALAGLVIAMIPIILFYFVAQKHIIKGVTQGSIK; from the coding sequence ATGAAGAATAAAAACAAACTTTCATTATGGATAATATCTATTTTAAGTGGATTACTATTTTTATCTCCTTTTTATATAGTTTTAACAAACTCTTTTAAAACTCAAAAGGGTATATTCACTGATGTAATGGGATTACCAAAGGATTTTTTCACTACAAACAATTATGTGGAAGCTTTTATAGCCTTAGATTTTGTTAAATCATTTACTAACTCATTATTAATTACAGTAGGTAGTAGTTTAATAATCATAGTCCTATCTGCCATGGCAGCTTGGATGTTAGTGAGGACGAAGACTAAGTTAAGTAGTTTTTTATTCTTAGTATTTGCAGCAGCTATGCTTATACCTTTTCAATCTGTAATGCTACCACTTATTAACATAATGGGTAAAGTGGGATTGTTAAATCCAGGTGGACTTATGTTTATGTATCTTGGATTTGGATCTAGTTTATCAATAATTTTATACCATGGATTCATAAAGGGAATTCCTAAAGAGTTAGAAGAAGCAGCAACAATAGATGGATGTAATAAGCTTCAAGTATTTTTCTATATTATATTCCCATTATTAAAGCCAATTACAGTGACTGTATCCATATTAAATGTTATGTGGATTTGGAACGATTTCCTATTACCACAATTAGTGATAAATGATCCTAAGTGGCATACAATACCTCTTAAGATGTTCTACTTCTTTGGACAATTCTCTAAGAGATGGGATCTAGCCCTAGCAGGACTAGTTATTGCAATGATACCAATAATATTATTCTACTTTGTTGCACAAAAACACATTATTAAAGGGGTTACACAAGGTTCAATTAAATAG
- a CDS encoding TIM-barrel domain-containing protein, with amino-acid sequence MKAYKIDEKIIRYTFGKPVNTDAVVVSGKEIDKKEIPYVNINCKENLLITYKMDDSDIVYGLGQNQRGINKRGGIYESFCSDDPNHTPNKKSLYGAHNFIIVEGREKFGMFIDYPGKVKFDIGFTHKENLEISLDDNNVHVYIIEGENSKAIVKSFLNIIGRGYVPPKWAFGYQQCRWSYEDNNEIEEVANKFIENNIPCDTIYLDIDYMERYKDFTVSDKAFPDFSNFVKKMKDKGFRLIPIIDAGVKIEEGYEVYEEGIKNNYFCTDENGKPFVAAVWPGKVHFPDFLNKDTRLWFGLKYKTLVDCGIEGFWNDMNEPAIFYTERGIKEAIDKAKESEGKNLDIDTFFGLMDTFRNVNNNDEDYKAMYHNMDGKRLNHYDVHNLYGYNMTRSAAEGFEHIDENKRFLMFSRSSYIGMHRYSGIWTGDNHSWWDHILLNLKMMPSLSMCGLLYSGADTGGFSEDANSQLLIRWNQFSMFTPLYRNHAAKGTRRQEPYAFEEETKDILKNMIEIRYSLIPYIYSEYMKAILNRDMYFMPLSFVYGDAMSKRVENQLLLGDSLMVAPVYEENSLGRYVYLPEDMLLWKARRYDERSYEVMKKGHAYIDVPLEEAPIFIRKNKMLVLGNPAKNVDSMDNSSVHVIAFVEHRATYTLYDDDGLTKEFKEGKYSEIEIVIEKKDEDFEVTIENFGNEEIKTIKFEIIDMSGNVIEKTVEV; translated from the coding sequence GTGAAGGCATATAAAATTGATGAAAAAATAATTAGATATACATTTGGAAAACCAGTAAATACAGATGCAGTAGTAGTAAGTGGAAAAGAGATAGACAAGAAGGAAATACCTTACGTGAATATTAATTGTAAGGAAAATTTATTAATCACATATAAGATGGACGACTCAGATATTGTATATGGATTAGGTCAAAATCAAAGGGGAATTAACAAAAGAGGCGGAATATATGAGAGCTTTTGTTCTGATGACCCTAATCATACTCCTAATAAAAAATCCTTATACGGAGCACACAATTTTATCATAGTAGAGGGTAGAGAAAAGTTTGGAATGTTTATAGATTACCCGGGAAAAGTAAAGTTTGATATAGGATTTACTCATAAAGAAAATTTAGAAATAAGTTTAGATGATAATAATGTACATGTATATATTATTGAAGGTGAAAATTCTAAAGCCATAGTAAAGAGCTTTTTAAATATAATTGGTAGGGGTTATGTACCACCTAAATGGGCCTTTGGGTACCAACAATGTAGATGGAGTTACGAAGATAATAATGAAATAGAGGAAGTTGCTAATAAGTTTATTGAAAACAACATACCATGTGACACTATATATTTAGATATAGATTACATGGAGAGATATAAGGATTTTACTGTAAGTGACAAAGCTTTTCCTGATTTTAGTAACTTTGTTAAGAAGATGAAAGATAAGGGATTTAGATTAATTCCCATAATAGATGCAGGTGTAAAAATTGAAGAGGGTTATGAAGTTTATGAAGAGGGAATAAAAAACAATTATTTCTGTACTGATGAAAATGGTAAGCCCTTTGTGGCAGCAGTTTGGCCAGGAAAAGTACATTTTCCTGACTTCTTAAATAAGGACACAAGACTTTGGTTTGGATTAAAATATAAGACCCTTGTAGATTGTGGTATAGAAGGATTTTGGAATGATATGAATGAACCTGCCATATTCTACACAGAAAGAGGAATAAAAGAAGCAATAGATAAGGCAAAGGAATCTGAGGGAAAGAACTTAGATATAGATACTTTCTTTGGACTTATGGACACTTTTAGGAATGTTAACAATAATGATGAAGACTACAAGGCCATGTATCACAATATGGATGGAAAAAGATTAAATCACTATGATGTACACAATCTATATGGATACAACATGACAAGATCAGCAGCAGAGGGCTTTGAACATATAGATGAAAACAAAAGGTTTTTAATGTTCTCTAGATCTTCTTATATAGGAATGCATAGATACTCTGGAATTTGGACTGGAGACAATCATTCATGGTGGGATCACATTCTTTTAAATTTAAAGATGATGCCTTCCCTAAGCATGTGTGGATTATTATATTCTGGTGCAGATACGGGAGGATTTAGTGAAGATGCCAACTCTCAATTATTAATAAGATGGAATCAATTTAGCATGTTCACACCCCTTTACAGAAACCATGCAGCAAAGGGAACGAGAAGGCAAGAGCCATATGCCTTTGAGGAAGAAACTAAAGATATATTAAAAAATATGATTGAAATTAGATATAGTTTAATACCATATATCTATTCTGAATATATGAAAGCCATATTAAATAGGGATATGTATTTTATGCCTTTATCCTTTGTCTATGGAGATGCCATGTCAAAGAGGGTGGAGAATCAACTTTTACTAGGAGATTCCTTAATGGTGGCTCCTGTATATGAAGAAAATAGTTTAGGTAGATATGTATATTTACCAGAGGATATGCTTTTATGGAAGGCTAGAAGATATGATGAAAGAAGTTATGAAGTAATGAAAAAGGGCCATGCATACATAGATGTGCCTTTAGAAGAAGCACCAATATTTATTAGAAAAAATAAAATGCTAGTACTAGGAAATCCAGCTAAAAATGTAGATAGTATGGACAATTCTAGTGTACATGTAATAGCATTTGTGGAACATAGGGCCACATATACATTATATGATGATGATGGATTAACTAAAGAATTTAAAGAAGGAAAATATTCTGAGATAGAAATAGTTATAGAAAAGAAGGATGAGGATTTTGAAGTAACTATTGAAAACTTTGGTAATGAAGAGATTAAAACTATTAAGTTTGAAATTATAGATATGTCGGGAAATGTAATTGAGAAGACAGTTGAAGTATAG
- the malQ gene encoding 4-alpha-glucanotransferase: protein MKRSSGIIMHITSLPGKYGIGTFGKEAFEFVDFLCKAGQSYWQILPIGCTGYGDSPYQSFSAFAGNPYFIDFDLLKDEGLLKEDDYKDIDFGQDVESVDYEKIFFNKMPILKKAYKKGYEKYSLEIERFKEEKFWAKDFALYMAVKGTFDLVEWQKWDEDIKLRKEDALERYEKELKDEIDYWIFLQVIFFEQWTKLKSYANEKGLKIIGDIPIYVAADSADAWANSEVFLLDEEKNPIKVAGCPPDAFSATGQLWGNPIYRWEYLDGTGYKWWIDRMKGSIDLYDVIRIDHFRGFESYWQVPYGEDTAINGEWVKGPGMKLFNAIQQEMGHIDVIAEDLGYLTEEVIKFREDSGYPGMKVLQFAFDTREESDYLPHNYDKNCIVYTGTHDNDTVAGWLENGIKEDIEYSKKYLKLNKDEGEHWGFIRGTWSSVGNLAIGQMQDFLGLGSKSRMNIPSTIGGNWQWRVKKEDLTRDLAKNIYDMTKLYGR, encoded by the coding sequence ATGAAAAGAAGTAGCGGAATTATAATGCATATAACATCATTACCAGGGAAATATGGTATAGGAACTTTTGGAAAGGAAGCTTTCGAATTTGTAGATTTCCTATGTAAGGCGGGGCAAAGTTATTGGCAGATACTACCTATAGGATGTACGGGATATGGAGACTCACCATATCAATCCTTTTCAGCCTTTGCAGGGAATCCATACTTTATAGACTTTGATTTACTGAAGGATGAGGGTCTATTAAAAGAAGACGATTATAAGGATATAGACTTTGGACAAGATGTGGAATCTGTAGATTATGAAAAGATATTTTTTAATAAAATGCCAATACTAAAAAAGGCCTATAAAAAGGGTTATGAAAAGTATAGTTTAGAAATAGAAAGATTTAAGGAAGAAAAGTTTTGGGCTAAGGATTTTGCCCTATATATGGCAGTTAAAGGAACCTTTGACTTGGTAGAGTGGCAAAAGTGGGATGAAGATATAAAGCTTAGAAAAGAAGATGCCTTAGAAAGATACGAAAAAGAATTAAAGGATGAAATAGATTATTGGATTTTTTTACAGGTAATATTCTTTGAACAATGGACAAAACTCAAGTCATATGCTAATGAAAAGGGATTAAAGATAATAGGTGATATTCCAATTTATGTGGCAGCAGATAGTGCTGATGCTTGGGCTAATAGTGAAGTATTTTTACTTGATGAAGAAAAAAATCCTATTAAGGTGGCAGGATGCCCTCCTGATGCATTCTCAGCTACGGGACAGCTTTGGGGAAATCCAATTTACAGATGGGAATATTTAGATGGGACAGGATATAAGTGGTGGATAGACAGGATGAAGGGAAGTATAGACCTTTATGATGTCATAAGGATAGATCACTTTAGAGGTTTTGAATCCTATTGGCAAGTTCCATATGGTGAGGATACGGCCATAAATGGAGAATGGGTAAAGGGTCCTGGAATGAAACTTTTTAATGCTATTCAACAGGAAATGGGACATATAGATGTAATAGCAGAAGATTTAGGTTATTTAACAGAGGAAGTTATAAAGTTTAGGGAAGATAGTGGCTATCCTGGAATGAAGGTATTACAATTTGCCTTTGACACCAGGGAGGAGAGTGATTATCTACCTCACAATTATGATAAAAATTGTATAGTATACACGGGTACTCATGATAATGACACTGTAGCAGGATGGCTTGAAAATGGAATAAAGGAAGATATAGAGTATTCTAAAAAATATTTAAAATTAAATAAAGATGAAGGGGAACATTGGGGATTTATTAGAGGTACTTGGAGTAGTGTAGGTAACCTGGCTATAGGACAAATGCAAGACTTCTTAGGTTTAGGAAGTAAATCCAGAATGAATATACCATCAACTATAGGTGGCAATTGGCAATGGAGAGTTAAAAAAGAAGACTTAACAAGGGATCTAGCTAAGAATATATACGATATGACTAAGTTGTATGGAAGGTAG
- a CDS encoding glycogen/starch/alpha-glucan phosphorylase, whose translation MLNKEALKDTMKKIIKIDYGKTLEKAKDHEKYVALSKSIMEQIVDRWIGTKETYEESKEAYYLSAEFLMGRALGNNLINLGIYEDVKELLNEMNIDINKVEEIEEDAGLGNGGLGRLAACFMDSAATCDVPLTGYGIRYSHGIFRQKIVDGFQVEKGDNWLKYGDPWSIRREENTVLVRFADQIVKAIPYDTPVIGYGTNNINTLRLWQCEPLVDFDFELFNEQKYDEAVRGKNKAQDISRVLYPNDSNDDGKILRLKQQYFFVSASLQDLIRKHKSLNRDLLDFAKYNSVQLNDTHPTVAIPEMMRLLVDDEELSWEDAWEVTRKTFAYTNHTILSEALEKWWNGYFKRILPRIYEIIEKIDEEFIRELKAKNYEKEKIAEMRIVRDDMIRMAHLAIHGTYATNGVAQLHTDILKETELNDWYKLYPERFQNKTNGITPRRWIRLCNKELSSLITELLGTEEWVKNLDLLKNLEKYANDEELLERFLSIKDEKKRELASYIKKNEGIEVDDKSIFDIQIKRLHEYKRQLLKAFYILDLYYRLKENPTMDINPRTFIFGAKAAPGYFRAKGIIKFINEIANLVNNDKEVNEKIKIIFVQNYRVSYAEKLFPAADVSEQISTAGKEASGTGNMKFMLNGTPTLGTYDGANVEIVAEAGEENNFIFGLRVEDIKEMKDSYDPKKYYEEIPALRRVVDTLIDGTFSDGGTGMFYELYTSLLEGASWHTADNYFIFADFNMYKDAQDEVDNAYKDRLEWAKKCWLNMANAGKFSSDRTILQYANEIWSVDQNPIK comes from the coding sequence ATGTTAAACAAAGAAGCACTTAAGGATACTATGAAAAAAATTATTAAAATAGATTATGGAAAAACTCTAGAAAAGGCGAAGGATCATGAAAAGTATGTGGCCTTATCTAAGAGTATAATGGAGCAAATAGTAGATAGATGGATAGGTACAAAGGAAACTTATGAAGAAAGTAAAGAAGCCTATTATCTATCAGCAGAATTCCTAATGGGAAGGGCCCTAGGTAATAATCTAATAAACTTAGGTATTTACGAAGATGTAAAAGAATTATTAAATGAAATGAATATAGATATTAATAAAGTAGAAGAAATAGAAGAGGATGCAGGCCTTGGAAATGGTGGTCTTGGAAGATTGGCAGCTTGTTTTATGGATTCAGCGGCAACTTGTGATGTACCCCTAACAGGTTATGGAATAAGATATAGCCATGGTATTTTTAGACAAAAGATAGTAGATGGATTTCAAGTGGAAAAGGGAGACAACTGGTTAAAATATGGTGATCCATGGTCTATAAGAAGAGAAGAAAATACAGTTTTAGTTAGGTTTGCAGATCAAATAGTAAAAGCTATTCCCTACGATACTCCTGTAATTGGTTATGGAACTAATAATATTAATACTTTAAGATTATGGCAATGTGAGCCTTTAGTGGACTTTGATTTTGAATTGTTCAACGAACAGAAATATGATGAGGCTGTAAGAGGAAAAAATAAGGCACAAGATATTTCTAGAGTATTATATCCAAATGATTCTAATGATGATGGTAAAATACTTAGATTAAAGCAACAATATTTCTTTGTGTCAGCATCACTACAAGACCTTATTAGAAAACATAAGAGTCTAAATAGGGATTTACTAGATTTTGCTAAATACAACTCAGTTCAATTAAATGACACCCATCCAACGGTGGCCATACCTGAAATGATGAGGCTTCTAGTAGATGATGAAGAATTAAGTTGGGAAGATGCTTGGGAAGTAACGAGAAAGACCTTTGCTTATACTAACCATACTATCTTATCAGAAGCATTAGAAAAGTGGTGGAATGGATATTTTAAAAGAATACTACCTAGAATATATGAAATAATAGAAAAAATAGATGAAGAATTTATTAGAGAATTAAAGGCTAAGAATTATGAAAAAGAAAAAATCGCAGAGATGAGAATTGTACGTGATGACATGATCAGAATGGCACACTTAGCCATCCATGGTACTTATGCTACAAATGGAGTTGCACAACTTCATACGGATATATTAAAGGAAACAGAGTTAAATGACTGGTATAAACTATATCCAGAAAGATTCCAAAATAAAACTAATGGTATAACTCCTAGACGATGGATAAGGCTTTGCAACAAAGAATTATCATCCCTTATTACAGAACTTTTAGGAACTGAAGAGTGGGTTAAAAATTTAGATTTATTAAAAAATCTAGAAAAATATGCTAATGATGAAGAACTGTTAGAAAGATTTTTATCAATTAAAGATGAAAAGAAAAGGGAATTGGCTTCTTATATAAAGAAGAATGAAGGTATAGAAGTAGATGATAAGTCCATATTTGATATTCAAATAAAAAGACTTCATGAATATAAGAGACAATTATTAAAGGCCTTTTATATATTAGATCTATACTATAGATTAAAGGAAAATCCAACTATGGACATAAATCCAAGGACCTTCATATTTGGGGCGAAAGCAGCACCTGGATATTTTAGGGCAAAGGGAATTATAAAGTTCATAAATGAGATTGCTAATTTAGTTAACAATGATAAAGAAGTGAATGAAAAAATAAAAATAATATTTGTGCAAAACTATAGGGTATCTTACGCTGAAAAACTATTCCCAGCAGCAGATGTATCAGAGCAAATATCCACAGCTGGAAAGGAAGCTTCTGGAACAGGAAACATGAAATTCATGTTAAACGGTACTCCAACTTTAGGAACCTATGATGGAGCCAATGTGGAAATAGTGGCAGAGGCAGGAGAAGAAAATAACTTTATATTTGGACTTAGAGTAGAAGATATAAAAGAAATGAAGGATTCATATGATCCAAAGAAATACTATGAAGAGATACCAGCCCTTAGGAGAGTGGTAGATACTTTAATAGATGGAACTTTTAGTGACGGTGGCACTGGAATGTTTTATGAATTATATACGTCATTACTAGAAGGGGCTAGCTGGCATACAGCAGATAATTATTTTATATTTGCAGATTTTAATATGTATAAAGATGCACAAGATGAAGTAGATAATGCCTATAAGGATAGATTAGAATGGGCAAAAAAATGTTGGTTAAACATGGCTAATGCTGGAAAATTCAGTAGTGATAGGACTATACTTCAATATGCTAATGAAATTTGGAGTGTAGATCAAAATCCAATAAAATAA